One genomic region from Quercus robur chromosome 4, dhQueRobu3.1, whole genome shotgun sequence encodes:
- the LOC126721787 gene encoding uncharacterized protein LOC126721787 yields the protein MDPLKYLFEKPALSGRLSRCLILLAEFDLKYMARKIIKGSAISDFCTENPMEGEGSKEDFLDESILNIKLGARKMYFDGVMTQYGNGIGILLIIPYKSHIPVVVKLNFEAINNMEEYQACIVGMEALQELRAKEAEVYGDSTLVIAQAQKLWKVKEEHLNPYQKYLKELTRTFDIRLSTLSSLELKISLQMC from the coding sequence ATGGACCCTTTGAAGTACTTGTTTGAAAAACCCGCCTTGAGTGGGAGATTATCGAGATGTTTGATCTTATTGGCCGAGTTTGATTTAAAGTATATGGCTAGAAAAATTATCAAGGGGAGTGCCATATCAGACTTTTGCACCGAGAACCCTATGGAAGGAGAAGGTAGTAAAGAAGACTTTCTTGATGAGAGCATACTAAACATAAAGCTTGGAGCAAGGAAgatgtattttgatggagtAATGACCCAATATGGAAATGGGATAGGAATATTGTTGATTATCCCCTACAAATCACACATACCCGTGGTTGTTAAGTTGAACTTTGAAGCAATCAATAACATGGAAGAATATCAGGCTTGTATTGTTGGAATGGAAGCCCTACAAGAGCTGAGGGCAAAGGAAGCCGAGGTTTATGGAGATTCTACTCTAGTCATAGCCCAAGCCCAGAAGTTGTGGAAAGTGAAAGAGGAACATCTAAATCCCTACCAAAAATACTTAAAGGAGTTGACAAGGACTTTTGATATAAGATTGAGTACACTATCATCTTTAGAACTCAAAATCAGTTTGCAGATGTGTTAG